The sequence TAACGTCAGCCTCCAAACAAATCAATAGACTCTAGTTAGGTAGTGCCGCACATTGTTATCTTCGAAAGGGATAGTATGCACagtctgaaagaaaaaatgtgcattcaatGGTGGGCTGACAACAAGTGCTGATAGCGGTGTAACGTTACCGAAGCAGATCTACTCTCGGCtaaatagctagctacctaacaCGCTCAGTGGTaccgctaacgttagctaacttagACGGCTATGAACAACGTGTCTCCTGGATTAGCGAAATAGCTCGTTAGCAACAGATTGTACTCaccacagctgcagctggttCGGCAGAAACGGTCTCTCCCCTTACCCGGAATTTGTAACGTCAGCTGTCGATTGCAACAGACCAGATTTTTCGACAAAGGAACCCCCCTTTTCAGCCCGGCAGGAGCTTGCACTGATAACTCGGGATCACgatagcttgctaactagctacttaTGGATACTCTCTTCCCAGGAACGAGACTTCGCGAGTGACAGCTTAGCTAGCTGGCTTTCACCGATATTTTctttggctagctagctaacgcaCTACCGTCCTTGTAAATAGCTGTTATTTTAGCTAGAGACTGAATAGTCTCCGATAAATGACATGGTACCGGCAAGTCATACTGATTTTTCCTCAAACCCTGCTCCACTTCTATGGTTGCTGGGCTCTTTAACAGTCTGGAAACCCGCCATCTTCTGTCAAAGAATGTACACAAACATTTGCGCGCATGCGCGGTGCGGGCGCAATATTTCCCGTAAACGGGTTTGACTGCACAGATAGTAATCGGAGtggagcagtttttttttttttttttaaaaataaaatacgaCTGTTGTGTCACAGATGCAGtgcatttctattttaaattctATATCGTCAGATAGGgtaaatgaaattgaaaaatgtgcTCATTTGTCTAATTTGCGATATGGGACAGCGTGGCTTGAGTGAAAATGAACCAATGCCAGTGGCCTAGGCCTTAACTGGCGAATCCACGTCGTCTTCTGTTATTATTCATCAGAATGGTGTTATTACCCCGTTTTTCAGAACGATCGGATATTGTACTGGTAATATGTGACACAGTCGTaaggaattattttttgtaaggTTGTTGACTAAACAGTATATCTCCTCTGCTATTCTAGTTGGTTCACTATAATGGGTAGAATCCCTTGGATAAGTACAAACCCACCTGACAGACCAGTTACCAAGGGACAGATTAAAAAGCAAGATAACAAATTACTGAACACagacttatttttcatttatattctcttttgtgttttgcatttactGCATTCTTAATTATATAAATTCAGCTCTAATATCTCATAATTACAGAAATGATATTTGGGAATTGGTTTTGCAACCAAAAGGCTACAGGTTTAATTCCCAGGTAGTGTACTGCTGTAGTCAGTTTTGCTGTGGTATATTGCTGTGCTTAATCTTCAATCATTATTGTTGACTGGAACATTTCACTAAATACACAATTGCATGAATGgtttatgtgtgttgtgtaaggTTACACTGGATTCAGGCATATGTTAAGTAAAGAAGTAAATTAATAATAGTCAGGGCACTGGAAGTCTTCAGATATCCAAAAACCTCCACAGGTCCAAGTGTATGCCAGTATTGTTTCTGAAACATACCATGAATCAAGGAACAAATTGTCAAATCAGGTGTACTACACCATGTGGATTactaaatgaaatgatttgatttgatttgatattgACATTTTCCACAGTAACTAATCAAAGATGGTTGGTACACAGCTTCACAGTCTTTTAAGCACATTAAAGACTGTGTGCTATGACCATGTGCAAAAGCTTATGCCTTAGAAAACCagcttgcgtgtgtgtgtgtgtgtgttaaagtgaaatagaaaaggagaggagagcatTAATTGTACCTAAGTATGTCTCCAAGGAATTCTGAGTCATTGAAATGAATGGAGGTGCAGTCAAACTCTGAGTCACGTCTGACTAATACAGTGTCTGTGGAGGGGAGTGTGtgatgctttgtgtgtgtgtgtgcatgtaaggtAGTCTTTACATAGGCAAAACAGAATGGTCCTTCCACAGTTTAAGCCTCCCAATTCAACTTGTTCAAACAATTCAAAATGTTTCTAAATCACAATACCGAAAAACCATTGAATTGTACTATTCTGCCAGCATAAACTGGACTCTGCAAGCCAGATGGGAGATCCCAACATCCATGGGAGATTTTGTGCATGTGAATCTCTCAAGAGTACTACAATGGGAAAATATGACTTAAAACCCTCTTTACAAGAGTCACAAGAGTTACAAGAGTCTTGTGCACTGCatgaaatttaaacaaacaaaaaaaatgatatatgttTGAATTTGGTAGAACGTctttaaaaattgcattttgaatcATTATGCATTTGTgcacagtgtgaatgtgtgtattgaAATGGGAGGTGGTGTCAGAGAGTTGAGATGAGTATATGCAAGACTGTGCACATCTGAGTACTGTGCATGACTGATATCAGGATAATTCGTGTCCTCatgtctgatgtgtgtgtgtctccagtACTCCTTATGAAGGAGAGCAAGTTCAGGCCAGTTTTTCAGCACGAGCATAGCCAATATTTACACTGACAAAACAGCACAACCCCTCTACTGTTTCAGCACTGCAGgtcaataatataatgtatttacaCTTGCAACACTGGTCAATGCACagttgttttactttgtttacaCACTGCAAAACTGGCATCTCACTTGCAGAAAAAGATGGACACTCAGTAGTCTTTCATGTGGATTTGACATGTTTCACTAAAATATGCAAGGACTTGCATGTCACTCCCAATGGGAATTATTctacaacacaaagcatttatCTCTAAAATAACCTGGAAAGATAACCATTACGACCAACACCACACAGGTATTTTAAGGACCAATAACAAGACGAAGACAAATTAATGCAGAGAGACCGAGATCTGACGGAGGCAGATGGAAATGTTGACACACGCTTAGAAAATGATGTTGCACTGGTAATCAATGTGTCTACATTATCGAAGGCACTGGCGGCACCTGGTGGATAACAGGAGCAATTCTCTTGACTGATCTAATCGTGTTGCTTCGGCAGCTCAACAAGGTTGGCGATCTATAAAAGAAACAATTGTTCGTTCGTCTCTTCCTTGGACAGAACTTGATGTGGGCTGAAGTCAAGTAAGGTTCTTATTAGCTCAGTTTGTAAAGGTAGTCTTATCCAAAACAATGAACCttgaaaaatattgatttctctcttaaaataacttttttcaaactgttcagttttcaaaaacagTCTTGTTCAAAACAGCAAGCCTTgaaaaattttgattttttttttttcaaaatctttttcaaaaaatgttttcatgcattttgagTGCTTCATTGACATGATCTACAGTCACTAGGGAGGACTGCTGCAGACCAAGGTACTGCAAGTTTCCCTGGTCAGAGTGCTGAGCAGACTAAATACAAAATAACCCGTTATCACATCTCCAGACTGCATTGACAACAGAGCAGGGTCTAAAAATCAACTTCAAAATCATCAACACTGACGTCAAATCTAGAAGTTAAGGGAAACAGAAAAGACCAAATATGTAACTGAAAGTTTGATTCCCACGTGGCGCACTTGAGCAAGGATATTAGTCTTAATAGGTTATCTAATAGGATATTTATCTATGGGCTTGATAAATGGCCAATATGTAAGCCCTGCCACTTGCTCTGTGTGCTAAGCAAATAGTACTCTCTCTCTTAAATCCCAAgttgtgttttcatgcaaaaaACCACAGTTATTGTAAGTTGAGTGGCCAATGataaacaaacagcagtttggtgtagtggtcaggagatggacactgctgttgctcccTTGGACTAGGTACGTCACCTTAATTACCTCAGAacatgtaaatggataacatttaaaaattgtaatgaaaTTGCTCTACATTAAAGTGTCAGATAAGCAACTTCAATGTAACAGAACACAATTTCtttataactgtgtgtgtgtgtgtgcatctataCAAATATTTCAAGTATAACATATGCTGAATAGACATATGTGTCATGTAGAACTTCACATGTTTCAATGACAGTGTCCATTTcctcacacaaaacaaatgttctgCTGAATCAGCAATTCAGCTGCAGAAGAGATGTTCCAAGTCACAGTTTGGTAGAAATGCATGGCATCTGTATAGATGTGTGGGCACTAGGATCTTCCTGACTGAATCACAGTCAACATTATCCACAGTTTAATAAGTGCTGTCTGTTTGGCTTCATAGACAGTTTGAATTGTTGAAAGATCTTGGCAGTGAAAAAAGACTCCACTCATTGGCTCAGACAGTGCACCAAATCGTCCAGTGTGGTGTGTGGAGTGATCAGCTATCTCTTCCACTAGAGAACCTCAGTACACACAGCAAGACAGTTAGCCTTACAACACCTTTTTCAGAAAGTAATCgcattgaaaatggaaattttcaTTAGTGATGTGCAACTGAGCATGCTCCAGATCTGATAATGATGTCATTTggatgtttaatatttttttgacaAGAATGGCACGAAAAATTATAAACAAGACCAGACATCTCATCAGTGAGACTGTGGCTTTCAGGACAGAGTGTTAGCATACTCAAATCGAAATCATCTTGCTGGTGAAGTGAAAAATGTGacccatttttcaaaaaatgtcaaaagaagATACTGTGAGATCAAAAGATAAAGATGTGCACTTACTCAATTGCTTTCCATTTTCCTGCATAGTATCAGAGAATTGAAACCACACAGTTATGGctcagaagaaaatattttatgtttattcacAAGGTAATGATGTGGCAGTCAAATTCTCACCTTTCACATCAAGAGCTCTCTGGATTTCTGTATGTAATTATAGCAAACGAATGAATTACATACAGGACATAAAAGGCCtggtttatattttattttcccaggAGGTCCCATTGAGATTCTTATCTCTTTTCTAAGAAAGACTCGGCCAAAAAGGTATACAAAGGAAAGATACTGATTAAAGTGGCATGTGTTGGGAAAGAGATGCCTCTCAGACTGAATTcacactgtctgtctccatATGGCAAAGACCACAGTAAAGTTCCCAAATGATGACCACATATAcccatacagaaatgaaatatattgtaatacactgagaaatatgttgttcagccaaGAACATGTTGCAAAtaccattaaaatatataaatggaaatcagaaatatattacaatgtatCAAAATGACGattatactttaaaaaaatatattttttgtatgaacAAAGTGCAAGACAGATGCATATAACATGACATGTTATTATGCATCAGAATGTCATTGGAGGAACGTATGGACAGATAATGTCTTTATATATGCTCAGACACCTCTGTTCCTGTATGATTTGCACTTCctcacattttataaaataaacaatggaaGGCATTGTTTTTAAGCATGGGCTGCAGTCCTACAAAGTGGAAAAATcacttgaacacacacagcaaaataactCAATGAATGACATTTCTCCAAGTAAAAAAAAGCATAGAAATGGAAGACATGAGGGTTAAATAAAGGTTGCAAAACCTTCAGCATCTGCTCTCAATGAGAACCATTAAACAGACCAACTTCTGTCTGTCAAACAAATCAGTAGATCTTACCAGATATCTGAGCATGATCTTTTCACTGTGGCCATGACGTAAATTCTCTTGAAGAGGATAATTGTAAGTGGTAACTTCCTGCCCTCTGGGCTGAGGTCTATCCCCGTGATTAACAGggccctctgtctgtgtctgagtccaCTGATGCTTCTCAGAATGATGAAACCTGGACAGAGCCCTTGTTTTACCCCCTCCTTATTTCCTCTGGGCACTCGCATTCTTTGGGCTTTAGTCCCTGGAGTTCAGTCCTGGCTTGGCGGTTCTCCGTCCTACGCTTGCTTTCACGGactatttttttatgtttcctgTGGAAGAATTCCCTGAAGTTCTCCCCAACGAAGAAGAAAAGGATGGGGTCCAGGCAGCTGTTGGAGGTGACAAGGCAGAGTGTGATGACAGCGGCTTTCCGTACCCTCTCAATGTAATCGCAGGAGACCTCACTTCCACTCCTGCGGCGGAACTCCTGCTCGGCCTGTAGGAAGAGCGTCCGCACCACGTGGTATGGCAGGTAGCAGACCAGGAAGATGGCGAGGACGATGATGACCAGGGCGCAAGACCTCCTGTAGCTGGGCCTCTTGGTCCCCCGCACCTCCCGCGGCTTGAGCAGACTCCGCACCACGAAGAAGTAGCAGAAGGAGATGATGAAGACAGGCAGGATGAAGCTCAGGAAGATGGTGGCATGGTTCATGTACACGAGGACATCCAAGTCGTCATCGCCCAGCTCCAGGCACTGAACCCGGTCCTTGCCATGTGGGTTGGTCCCGGAAGTCAGCAGAGGGGTGGACACCAGGGACACAAAGAGCCAAATCAGCAGGCACACCACTTTGGCGCCCCGGCTGCTCTGGAGTCGCACGTACTTGAAGGGGCAGGTGACAGCCAGGTACCGCATTATGCTCAGCGCCGTCAGGAAGTAGACGCTGCCGTACATGTTGATGTAGAAAATGTAGGAGATGAGCCGACACGTGAAGTCCCCAAAGACCCAGTTGGAGCCCATCAGGAAGTACGCGGCGCGGAAGGGGAGGGAGCACACGAGCGTGAGGTCGGACAGCAGCAGGTTGACCAGGTACAGATTGACGGAGGTCAGGgtccccttcctcctccacacactCAGGAAGACGCACAGGGAGAAGAGGTTGCCCACCAGGCCCAGGGCGAAGATGATCAGGTACGTGGCAGGGTAGACGATGTGCTTGAAGTTGTCGATGTTACACGTCACGTTCCCCAGGCAGGTCCGATTTGTCACCATTCCTGCGTGCAGAGGGTGATGGAGAGTCACGTGCAAGAGGGTAATAGCACATGGGAGAGAGCGACAAAGTTCTCACTCGAAAAAATTTTCTGTGGCCTGAGTTCAGTTTTGCAAGGCACTAAGGAATTAGTGCTTTGTGTTCATTAATTGCTGTTGAGCTGATTTATGTGAGTTGGAATATAATACATAAAGCTTATATGGTCAGGTCTGACAATACTTCCTCTGGCAGATCTCAATAATGGAGACAGTAACCTAGTAAGATAAGCAGGGTTTTTAGTTCTGAAAATTAATATGGAGTTGAACCGCAAGAGAGATATGTGATAGCCGACAAAGCAACATCATCAGTGCATCATCACAAGAAGAGGAGGGAAACCCCAGTGAGGTGGAAGAAGTAAAAAGGAAACAGTATGtcagaaacagcagtgttgcACCTAGCCAATTCCACTGCGGTGAACATGATCACAGCTTACCCATTCCACACGATTCATTCTCACGCATCCCTGATATTGGAGACATAATctgcaacacacagcaaatTCAGTGAAGGGATGAATGAATTTATCTTTTCtatgctttttttgttggtaAATTATCAACAGAAGGTAGAAAGGAGTGATGTGTAAGCAATCTGACTAGCTAAATTTTAAGCGTGGAAGAATTTGCAGGGACTTTGTAATGCTTGATTTGTGGTGTTAGTTAACACCCCACACAAGCCTATAGTTAAATGTAACATATGAATAATGAGCCTCTGTCTCAGATGTCAACATGAACCAACATAcctgttttttccactttgcAGCACGTCTGTCCTGCAGTTTTTCTTGTCTGAGTAGTCTTCTGTGAAGTAGAGAAGTTCACAATACTGGTTTCCTGGGTGTCCACAGTCACAACGTTGCACGGCTTCACTGTGTACTGGTCCTGAGCAGGGTGAGGGGTGTGAGGTGTGGGTCAAAAGCCAGAGAAACCCTTGACAGTGTGAGTATGTTGTTGTGGAGAGGCATAGAGGCGAGGAATAAAGTGAGATGAGGGAAGGACCTGAGTTCAGATGTGTATCTCAGAGGGAGGGGCCAATTCTGAAGAGCCTCTCCAAGATCCCGCCTACTTTGTCTTTGTTGCTGCTTCAGATAAGAGGACTTAATAGGTAAGCATGACTTATCTACTGATGGATTTGTTTATACAGGTATATGCATGATTCGGTCACTAAATTGATCATGCCTGCATACCTCTCCGCCAAAAGGAGTTTCACTTACAAGTGGTGGAGAAGTTTGCATTCTGTGAAGCAACTTGACTAGAGGAGATCCcagatgtgttaaaaaaaagttactctTCATAGTGTCACTGCAGGCAAAATACAGACCTGTTCCATTTACTAGCTTGTTTGATCTTATTTGTCTTGTATGCAAAAGTATGTTTATTAGATGTTTAACATCAATGTCTTCATCACAGCAATACCTCATTCCGTGTCTTGCTACACAGAGGATAGTTTTTTCGCTCCTGTACAAAGCATGTAAACACTAGAAACTGCACATATTTGCTGCCATTTGAGGAT comes from Megalops cyprinoides isolate fMegCyp1 chromosome 3, fMegCyp1.pri, whole genome shotgun sequence and encodes:
- the cysltr2a gene encoding cysteinyl leukotriene receptor 2, with the protein product MVTNRTCLGNVTCNIDNFKHIVYPATYLIIFALGLVGNLFSLCVFLSVWRRKGTLTSVNLYLVNLLLSDLTLVCSLPFRAAYFLMGSNWVFGDFTCRLISYIFYINMYGSVYFLTALSIMRYLAVTCPFKYVRLQSSRGAKVVCLLIWLFVSLVSTPLLTSGTNPHGKDRVQCLELGDDDLDVLVYMNHATIFLSFILPVFIISFCYFFVVRSLLKPREVRGTKRPSYRRSCALVIIVLAIFLVCYLPYHVVRTLFLQAEQEFRRRSGSEVSCDYIERVRKAAVITLCLVTSNSCLDPILFFFVGENFREFFHRKHKKIVRESKRRTENRQARTELQGLKPKECECPEEIRRG